The following proteins are encoded in a genomic region of Galbibacter sp. BG1:
- a CDS encoding polysaccharide pyruvyl transferase family protein: MEKGSLVKKLKRSIPFETKIQLRLTQLKFTSKQQFFKLNSKKRRIFIFLAADYGNLGDVAITYAQHKFLKQTYPDCQVIEIPISKTLQGIVQVKKIISSKDIITTVGGGNMGDLYHQIEYFRQLVIENFPKNKIISFPQTIDFSTSKEGKIKLSTAIKVYSNHKDLSLIAREQKSYDFFKKHFNNNVILLPDMVTTLDRSLPRYERNGVLICLRNDKERKLSEAQNEALVTFIKDTFSRVEFYDTHVGGQKLSMKSKLTSLFKIWDEFKQAELVITDRLHGMIFCHITNTPALVFLNNNHKIVQSFEWIKHNPRIKLVKEYRLEEIPSQINGLLKASENTKVSLLDSYKNFKTIV; encoded by the coding sequence ATGGAAAAAGGCAGCTTAGTAAAAAAACTAAAAAGAAGTATTCCGTTTGAAACCAAAATACAACTTCGCTTAACACAATTGAAATTCACGTCCAAGCAGCAGTTCTTTAAATTGAATAGCAAAAAACGGCGGATTTTTATATTTCTAGCAGCAGATTATGGCAATTTGGGAGATGTGGCCATTACCTATGCACAACATAAATTTCTAAAACAAACTTATCCCGATTGTCAAGTTATTGAAATACCAATTAGCAAAACACTGCAGGGAATTGTACAGGTAAAAAAAATTATCAGTTCCAAAGATATTATAACCACGGTTGGAGGTGGCAACATGGGCGATTTATATCATCAAATTGAATACTTCAGACAATTGGTTATTGAGAATTTCCCAAAAAACAAAATCATTTCGTTCCCACAAACCATAGATTTTTCAACTTCCAAAGAAGGAAAAATAAAATTATCCACGGCTATAAAAGTATATTCAAACCACAAGGATCTCTCTTTAATAGCCAGAGAACAAAAATCTTATGATTTTTTCAAAAAACACTTCAACAATAATGTCATCCTGTTGCCAGACATGGTAACTACTTTAGACAGGTCTCTACCAAGATATGAAAGAAACGGGGTACTTATATGCCTCCGGAATGACAAAGAAAGGAAACTTTCGGAAGCACAAAATGAAGCTTTGGTAACATTTATAAAAGATACATTTTCTAGGGTGGAATTTTATGACACCCATGTGGGCGGACAAAAACTCAGCATGAAATCCAAACTGACCTCATTGTTTAAAATTTGGGACGAATTTAAACAAGCAGAATTGGTTATTACAGATCGTTTGCATGGCATGATATTCTGCCATATAACCAATACCCCTGCCTTAGTGTTTTTAAACAACAATCATAAAATAGTCCAATCTTTCGAGTGGATTAAGCACAATCCCAGAATTAAACTGGTAAAAGAATATCGCTTGGAAGAAATTCCTTCACAAATTAACGGGCTTTTAAAGGCTTCAGAAAATACAAAAGTGTCTCTTTTGGATTCCTACAAGAATTTTAAAACCATCGTTTAA
- a CDS encoding glycosyltransferase family 4 protein has translation MKPKFLLITTVPQSLNFFKGQLQVLKSKFDIEVASSPGERLESFKENEKVKVHPIVIKREISLFSDIKSLFKLYLLITKINPVIVHGNTPKGGLLSMLASYFNNTPIRIYFLHGLRYEGTNGMKRKFLKVMESIACSCATHIFSVSYGVKQTAIKDTLTNKEISIIGNGSINGIDTQLFNPDNISLPKIEGFDTENVSIIFGYVGRLVGDKGTNELINAFCKVHEENPTIRLLIVGLFEEIQDPVTFDTKEKIKTHPGIVHVGYQKDVKPFLKLMDVFVFPSYREGFGIVLMEAAAMRTPAIASNISGCNEIVKSGHNGLLIAPRKTQEVINGLQFFIQNPDKIKEMGAQARAFIQAKYEQKQVWANSLDAYVSIYHDFQSKK, from the coding sequence ATGAAACCAAAATTTCTATTAATCACCACTGTTCCGCAATCCCTCAATTTTTTTAAGGGACAATTACAAGTGCTTAAAAGTAAGTTCGACATAGAGGTTGCATCCAGTCCTGGAGAGCGATTAGAGAGTTTTAAAGAAAATGAAAAGGTAAAAGTACATCCCATTGTAATTAAAAGGGAAATATCTCTGTTTTCTGATATTAAAAGTCTTTTTAAACTATACCTGCTCATTACAAAAATAAATCCCGTCATCGTACATGGAAACACTCCAAAGGGAGGTTTATTGAGTATGCTCGCTTCATATTTTAACAACACCCCCATTAGAATTTATTTTTTACACGGTCTTCGTTATGAAGGGACAAATGGGATGAAGAGGAAATTTTTAAAAGTTATGGAATCGATCGCTTGTTCTTGTGCCACTCATATTTTTTCCGTGAGTTACGGAGTAAAGCAAACCGCCATTAAAGATACTCTTACAAATAAAGAAATTTCGATTATTGGAAATGGAAGCATTAACGGCATAGACACCCAATTATTTAATCCAGACAACATATCACTCCCAAAAATTGAAGGCTTCGATACTGAAAATGTCTCCATTATTTTTGGGTACGTTGGGAGATTGGTTGGAGACAAGGGCACCAATGAATTGATAAACGCTTTCTGTAAAGTACATGAAGAAAATCCAACCATAAGACTTCTCATTGTCGGCTTATTTGAAGAAATTCAAGATCCCGTAACTTTTGATACAAAGGAAAAAATAAAAACACACCCAGGTATCGTGCACGTAGGTTACCAAAAAGATGTAAAACCCTTTTTAAAGCTCATGGATGTTTTTGTTTTCCCTTCTTATCGGGAAGGTTTTGGAATCGTATTAATGGAAGCCGCTGCCATGAGAACGCCAGCAATAGCCTCAAATATATCGGGATGTAACGAAATTGTAAAAAGTGGTCACAACGGACTCCTAATAGCCCCTCGAAAAACCCAGGAGGTAATCAACGGACTTCAATTTTTTATACAAAACCCGGATAAAATTAAAGAAATGGGAGCGCAAGCAAGAGCATTTATTCAAGCGAAATACGAACAAAAACAAGTATGGGCGAATTCTTTAGATGCCTATGTTTCTATTTATCATGATTTTCAATCCAAAAAATAA
- a CDS encoding glycosyltransferase family 2 protein, producing the protein MKTDKISIIVPIYNSEAFLRRCFDSILEQTYTNYEVLLIDDGSTDTSKEICEEYLIKDKRFTYFFKTNGGLSSARNYGIKKANGSFIFFLDSDDFIVNNALTICHATATNNNLELLNFGYQYHKNGHISPFYSSLPKGRIIDHFEILEILKEDTLGNRLLWFSWSYFYKTSFLKENNLLFNEKVLLGEDSDFNLRCLLTCRGVYSIEAPLYCYVYNPNSLTQTNYKSNLLEKYSSQFNARLNVYNDFKLNDDAYKKDISRNYIEHALFELIHNEKNNNENTKLSAFLAKIRATPMFEFCAKHYSFSTNCPPKKKLFSQFFVWKQTKLLSLLIKSV; encoded by the coding sequence ATGAAAACCGATAAAATTTCAATCATTGTTCCCATTTACAACAGCGAAGCATTTTTGCGGCGTTGTTTCGATTCCATATTGGAGCAAACCTACACAAATTATGAAGTTTTATTGATTGATGATGGCTCTACCGATACTTCTAAAGAAATATGTGAAGAATATCTAATAAAAGACAAACGCTTTACCTATTTTTTTAAAACCAATGGAGGCTTGTCTTCTGCCCGTAATTATGGAATTAAAAAAGCCAATGGCTCTTTTATTTTCTTTTTAGATAGTGACGATTTTATCGTCAACAATGCGCTGACCATTTGCCATGCCACAGCCACTAACAATAATTTAGAGCTCCTAAACTTTGGCTATCAATATCATAAAAACGGTCATATCTCTCCTTTTTACTCCTCTTTACCAAAAGGTAGAATTATAGATCACTTTGAAATTTTAGAAATTTTAAAAGAAGACACCCTCGGCAATAGGTTGCTATGGTTCAGCTGGTCTTATTTTTATAAAACCTCTTTTTTAAAAGAAAACAATTTACTTTTTAATGAAAAGGTTCTTTTGGGGGAAGATTCAGACTTCAATCTGAGATGTCTTTTAACATGCCGTGGTGTTTACAGTATTGAAGCGCCCCTCTATTGCTATGTTTATAATCCAAATTCCTTAACCCAGACCAACTACAAATCGAACTTACTGGAAAAATATTCATCGCAGTTTAATGCCCGTTTAAATGTGTATAACGACTTTAAGCTGAATGATGACGCCTATAAAAAAGATATTTCCCGTAATTATATAGAACACGCACTTTTTGAACTTATTCATAACGAAAAAAACAATAACGAGAACACCAAATTATCTGCTTTTTTAGCAAAAATAAGAGCCACTCCCATGTTTGAGTTTTGTGCGAAGCATTATTCCTTTTCAACCAATTGTCCGCCTAAAAAGAAACTTTTCTCACAGTTTTTCGTATGGAAACAAACCAAACTTCTGAGTTTATTAATCAAATCCGTTTAG
- a CDS encoding EpsG family protein, whose amino-acid sequence MLDLFPIESYGVVWYNIQLFVIFLTVLHTQVMDYNDKRMHQYLAIIGWPYALFVLLYLGLRPISGKFIDMTTYAYMFYRETVGSPIDMGSDYAFTLLLKFSAFITNVNGFFFICACLYVIPLVLACRKLFKHFWIYCFIALVASFSFYTYGVNGIRNGMATSIFILGIAFYKKPVVSAIFIVIACSFHQSMYLPTAAYIATYFLKNPKLYLIGWMVAIPLSLVFGSLFITLFTSLGFADDRLNQYLLSEADKEAFSSTGFRWDFLIYSATGTFAGWYFIFKQKFTDTLYHRIYGTFLIANAFWILVIKANFSNRFAYLSWFLLALVIFYPFLKKKFFHYQHQVFGIVLLLYFSFTYVLTVVRTNI is encoded by the coding sequence ATGTTGGATCTCTTCCCTATAGAATCTTATGGCGTTGTATGGTACAACATTCAATTGTTTGTAATCTTTCTCACGGTTTTACACACGCAGGTAATGGATTATAACGATAAACGTATGCATCAATACCTTGCAATTATTGGGTGGCCCTACGCTTTATTTGTTCTCCTTTATTTAGGATTAAGACCTATAAGCGGTAAGTTTATCGACATGACCACATATGCCTATATGTTTTACAGGGAAACCGTGGGAAGCCCTATTGATATGGGAAGCGATTATGCTTTTACTTTACTCTTAAAATTCTCTGCCTTCATAACCAACGTTAATGGCTTTTTCTTTATTTGTGCCTGTCTTTATGTAATTCCGCTTGTTTTGGCTTGTAGAAAGCTCTTTAAACATTTCTGGATCTATTGCTTTATTGCTTTGGTAGCCTCCTTTTCTTTTTATACCTACGGTGTTAATGGCATACGAAACGGTATGGCCACTTCCATTTTTATTTTGGGGATCGCCTTCTATAAAAAGCCAGTGGTCTCAGCCATATTTATAGTAATTGCATGTAGCTTTCATCAGTCTATGTATTTACCTACGGCTGCCTATATCGCTACGTATTTTTTAAAAAATCCGAAACTTTATTTAATAGGTTGGATGGTTGCTATCCCACTTTCCCTAGTATTCGGTTCTCTTTTTATAACATTGTTTACAAGCCTAGGCTTTGCAGATGATCGTCTAAACCAGTACCTATTGAGCGAAGCAGACAAAGAAGCTTTTTCCAGTACGGGATTTAGGTGGGACTTTTTAATCTACAGTGCCACTGGAACTTTTGCTGGCTGGTATTTTATTTTTAAACAGAAATTTACAGATACCCTTTACCACCGTATTTATGGAACATTTTTAATTGCCAATGCATTCTGGATATTGGTCATTAAAGCTAATTTCAGCAATCGTTTCGCTTATTTATCATGGTTTTTATTGGCCTTGGTAATTTTTTACCCTTTTCTGAAGAAAAAGTTTTTCCATTACCAGCATCAAGTTTTTGGCATTGTATTGCTGTTGTACTTCTCCTTCACCTATGTTTTAACTGTTGTAAGAACAAATATTTAA
- a CDS encoding glycosyltransferase family 2 protein, which yields MTPKETKMNSFVSIIMPVYNVEDYIEKAIESVINQTYKNFELLIIDDGSPDESIAKAITFQQKDPRIEIFHKKNGGLSDARNYGLEKSKGEFIYFLDSDDWIEPDLLEKCIKSVANPQNDVVVFGYHLDTVDNDDKLIHNEKMYSNSITITQENAKDVKIDDTLLNLIGYAWNKLYRASLLKDHDLFFEKGTSLIEDILFNTQVYKKAVQIQFIPNALYHYINRQRETLIKTFHKDAYQLILKKHYSLKSLLDHWGFEGRKRNRILAQSIVLGIKYAISNLLSYNNNLSAKEKRDYINYIYQHKETKKYIDFYTPKTKSDIIYKKLIKYRLVALTIYLKSWKKAA from the coding sequence ATGACTCCTAAAGAAACCAAGATGAACTCTTTCGTAAGTATAATAATGCCTGTTTACAATGTAGAAGATTATATTGAAAAGGCTATTGAAAGCGTAATAAATCAGACTTATAAAAATTTTGAGCTTTTAATTATAGACGATGGGTCTCCAGATGAAAGTATTGCCAAAGCAATTACATTTCAACAAAAAGATCCACGGATTGAAATTTTTCACAAAAAAAATGGAGGCTTATCCGATGCTAGAAATTATGGGTTAGAAAAATCCAAAGGAGAATTTATCTATTTCCTGGACAGCGACGATTGGATTGAACCAGATCTTTTAGAGAAGTGCATAAAAAGTGTAGCCAACCCCCAAAATGACGTGGTTGTTTTCGGCTATCACTTAGATACCGTAGATAATGATGATAAGTTAATTCATAACGAAAAAATGTATTCAAATTCCATAACCATCACACAAGAAAACGCGAAAGACGTAAAAATTGATGATACTTTATTGAATTTGATAGGCTATGCGTGGAACAAGCTTTATCGCGCAAGTTTACTTAAAGATCATGATTTATTTTTTGAGAAGGGTACATCTTTAATTGAAGATATTCTCTTTAACACACAAGTCTATAAAAAAGCGGTACAAATCCAGTTCATACCAAATGCTCTGTATCACTATATAAACCGCCAAAGGGAAACATTAATAAAAACGTTTCATAAAGATGCTTACCAATTGATTTTAAAAAAACACTACAGTCTAAAATCTTTACTAGATCATTGGGGTTTTGAAGGCAGAAAAAGAAATAGAATTCTGGCCCAAAGCATTGTTTTAGGGATAAAATACGCCATAAGCAATCTATTATCCTATAACAATAACTTAAGTGCTAAGGAAAAAAGGGATTATATAAATTATATCTATCAACACAAGGAAACCAAAAAATACATTGACTTCTATACACCAAAAACCAAGAGTGATATTATCTATAAGAAATTAATAAAATATAGGCTTGTAGCACTCACAATCTATTTGAAATCATGGAAAAAGGCAGCTTAG
- a CDS encoding HYC_CC_PP family protein, whose translation MKIFFSKIVSCLMALVVLLSTTSFTVDMHYCGNDLVDVALLKPAENCGMEMQDSSSDEEKVAKSNCCTDEHIVVEGQKELKSSFEKLTFHQQTILVSYVLTSLNLFEGLQQNIVPFKDYIPPILVSEIQLENQTFLI comes from the coding sequence ATGAAAATATTTTTCAGCAAAATAGTATCCTGTTTAATGGCACTTGTAGTGCTTTTATCTACTACCTCTTTTACGGTAGACATGCACTATTGCGGAAATGATTTAGTTGATGTAGCGCTCTTAAAACCCGCGGAAAACTGTGGTATGGAAATGCAAGATTCTTCCAGTGATGAAGAAAAAGTTGCCAAAAGTAACTGCTGCACCGACGAACACATTGTGGTAGAAGGGCAAAAGGAACTTAAATCTTCTTTTGAAAAACTCACTTTCCATCAACAAACAATATTAGTTTCCTATGTTTTGACTTCTTTAAATTTATTTGAAGGACTTCAGCAAAACATAGTCCCATTTAAAGATTACATCCCCCCTATTTTGGTCTCGGAAATCCAGCTCGAGAATCAAACTTTCCTTATTTGA
- a CDS encoding glycosyltransferase family 2 protein, translating into MKLTIVIPVYNVEKYIERCIKSALDQGLSEDIYEILIIDDESPDNSMKIVHKIAENSPALRVISQKNKGLGGARNTGIKNAFGDYILFLDSDDYLNPNVLNNLLKIGLENQLDILDFGARGVNEKGETVYTVEHLLRSKVSDGPNYFKDGFHQSACVRLYKRDFLLENKLIFREKVYVEDVEFNFKAVFLAKRIIATNMIISNFVQTTGSITRSSNSEKNKKLILDILDAIKRIDRFSKEVITKKSVAYGKAREKVNEQTITLLKILFLKSKDLSLFNQVVGELKCMNLYPSKFRSKNRKRQLFKVFSNNGWFYSQCYKLKRAVT; encoded by the coding sequence ATGAAGCTAACTATCGTCATACCTGTTTATAATGTTGAAAAATATATTGAAAGATGTATTAAGTCTGCTTTAGATCAAGGTCTTTCCGAAGATATCTATGAAATTTTAATTATCGATGATGAATCTCCAGACAATAGTATGAAGATCGTACATAAAATAGCTGAAAACAGCCCTGCTCTTCGGGTAATTTCACAAAAAAACAAAGGTTTGGGAGGGGCCAGGAATACTGGGATAAAAAATGCTTTTGGCGATTACATTTTGTTTTTGGATTCCGACGATTATTTAAATCCGAATGTGCTGAATAATCTATTAAAAATTGGCTTAGAGAATCAGTTGGATATTTTGGATTTTGGTGCAAGAGGCGTAAATGAAAAAGGTGAAACTGTATACACTGTTGAACATCTCTTGAGAAGTAAGGTTTCAGATGGACCAAATTATTTTAAAGATGGTTTTCATCAATCTGCTTGTGTTAGACTTTATAAACGTGATTTTCTATTGGAGAACAAGTTGATTTTCCGTGAAAAAGTATATGTAGAAGATGTGGAATTTAACTTTAAAGCCGTTTTTTTAGCCAAAAGGATCATTGCTACCAATATGATTATTTCCAACTTTGTTCAAACGACAGGTTCGATAACTAGAAGTAGCAATTCAGAAAAAAACAAAAAACTTATTTTAGACATTCTGGATGCCATAAAAAGAATAGATCGGTTTAGTAAAGAGGTAATTACTAAAAAATCCGTTGCCTATGGCAAAGCACGGGAGAAAGTAAACGAGCAGACGATTACGCTTCTTAAAATCCTATTTTTAAAAAGTAAAGATTTAAGCCTTTTCAACCAAGTGGTTGGCGAACTGAAATGCATGAACCTATATCCCTCCAAGTTCAGATCTAAAAATAGAAAAAGACAACTTTTTAAAGTTTTCTCCAACAATGGTTGGTTTTATTCCCAATGTTACAAACTTAAAAGAGCTGTTACATGA
- a CDS encoding glycosyltransferase, whose protein sequence is MKPTKPTILFVHPDLRGGGAEKVLVNLLNTMDTSKYDITLLTYFEEGVNRKNLNPDIKQEFIFKKVFRGWSVVQKLFTPKQLYQLFIKKEYNVVIAYLEGVPTRMVSGCPFKNTKLISWLHIDLKNFGIEKVFRSKNEMEKCYLRLDEVVAVSKRSLASLFEEVEFPKEKGRVIHNVVDTREIIKKSKEPVTDIVFDEHTINLCSVGRLNRQKGYQRLIEVMSELTKTYKNIHLYIIGKGELQQELEMLIKHHKMENHVSLLGFQSNPLKYVRNADLFVCSSFEEGYSTAVTESIILGTPVLTTACAGMDELLDNGEVGMIVENSKKGLLNGFEAILKNEELLKSYKEKTLAKSSKIVHNNNGLLVEALIEEQLHQLETSYA, encoded by the coding sequence ATGAAGCCAACCAAACCAACCATATTGTTTGTTCATCCAGATTTGAGAGGTGGCGGCGCTGAAAAAGTGCTTGTTAATCTTTTAAATACCATGGATACCTCTAAATACGACATCACACTTCTCACCTATTTTGAGGAAGGGGTGAATAGAAAAAATTTGAATCCGGATATAAAACAGGAATTTATTTTTAAAAAAGTATTTCGCGGTTGGTCCGTAGTGCAAAAATTGTTTACTCCAAAACAACTTTATCAACTGTTCATAAAAAAAGAATATAATGTTGTAATCGCCTATTTAGAAGGAGTTCCAACTAGAATGGTCAGCGGTTGCCCATTTAAAAATACCAAGCTTATTTCATGGCTTCATATCGATTTAAAAAATTTTGGAATTGAAAAGGTGTTTCGTTCTAAAAACGAAATGGAAAAATGTTATCTAAGGTTAGATGAAGTCGTTGCCGTTTCAAAGCGATCCTTGGCTTCCCTTTTTGAAGAAGTGGAATTCCCTAAGGAAAAGGGGCGCGTAATACATAATGTTGTGGATACTAGGGAAATCATCAAAAAAAGTAAAGAGCCGGTTACTGATATTGTTTTTGATGAACATACCATAAACTTATGTTCCGTCGGAAGGCTAAACCGACAAAAAGGTTACCAAAGACTCATTGAAGTAATGTCAGAACTCACAAAAACCTATAAAAACATTCATTTATATATTATTGGTAAAGGAGAGCTCCAACAAGAACTGGAAATGCTTATAAAACATCATAAAATGGAAAATCATGTGAGTCTATTAGGGTTTCAGTCCAATCCTTTAAAATATGTTAGAAATGCAGATCTATTTGTTTGTTCCTCTTTTGAAGAAGGGTACAGCACAGCGGTAACCGAATCCATAATTCTGGGAACTCCTGTGCTAACCACAGCCTGTGCGGGTATGGATGAACTTTTGGATAATGGAGAGGTGGGGATGATTGTAGAAAACTCCAAAAAAGGATTACTAAACGGTTTCGAAGCGATCCTGAAAAACGAAGAGCTTTTAAAAAGCTATAAAGAAAAAACCCTAGCGAAGTCCAGTAAAATAGTGCATAACAATAATGGATTGCTTGTGGAAGCCCTTATAGAAGAGCAACTCCATCAATTAGAAACATCCTACGCTTAA